From the genome of Eucalyptus grandis isolate ANBG69807.140 chromosome 2, ASM1654582v1, whole genome shotgun sequence, one region includes:
- the LOC104427568 gene encoding ubiquitin-like modifier-activating enzyme atg7, whose amino-acid sequence MADASEKKPILQFAPFQSVVDEGFWHRLSSLKLNKLGIDDSPIPISGFYAPCSHAQVSNHLSLLTESLPTEASEQACTSSVSLGNRNKCSVPGTIYNTNTFEGYQSLDKQSLLKAETKKIWDDIHSGKALEDSAALSRFLIISFADLKKWNFYYWFAFPALVLEPAATLVGIKPASQWLSPEETESLSAACKEWRNSNLTADVPFFLVSIASDSSVTIRHLKDWEDCKGNGHKVIVIWFYDPCHLPHNPGWPLRNYLALIFTKWNIRRIHFLCFRENRGFADMGMSLVGEALISVPKVWKDRNSVPNAVGWEYNMGKKGSKCVNLAKAMDPTRLAISAADLNLKLMRWRALPSLDLNVLSATKCLLLGAGTLGCQVARMLMAWGVRKITLVDSGKVAMSNPLRQSLYTLNDCLNGGEFKAISAVKNLKQIFPAVEAEGVVMAIPMPGHPVPSQEEESVLNDCRRLHDLISSHDVVFLLTDTRESRWLPTLFSAASSKITITAALGFDSFLVMRHGAGPFSSSNNLKTQTLSGPADSVDTASLSHNNGPQRLGCYFCNDVVAPIDSTTNRTLDQQCTVTRPGLAPIASALAVELLVGILHHPHGIHAEGEHANANISANHEQPLGILPHQIRGSLPQFSQITLLGHSSGSCTACSETVVSEYQDRGMDFVLQAINHPTYLEDLTGLTDLMKSASSFDVDWDKDDDDDYADDNDCVEI is encoded by the exons CTGATGCTTCAGAGAAGAAGCCTATACTCCAGTTTGCGCCGTTTCAGAGTGTTGTGGATGAGGGTTTTTGGCATCGGTTGTCTTCTCTCAAGCTCAACAAATTAGGCATTGATGACTCTCCTATTCCCATTTCTG GTTTCTATGCACCTTGTTCACATGCTCAGGTATCTAATCATCTTTCTCTCCTCACCGAGTCTTTGCCAACGGAAGCAAGTGAACAAGCATGCACGTCGTCAGTTAGTCTTGGGAATAGGAACAAGTGTTCTGTGCCAGGCACGATTTACAACACAAATACTTTTGAGGGCTACCAGTCTCTTGACAAACAGAGCCTGTTAAAGGCTGAAACCAAAAAG ATTTGGGACGATATTCATTCAGGAAAAGCTCTAGAGGATAGTGCAGCGCTTTCAAGGTTTCTCATCATCTCATTTGCAGACCTCAAAAAGTGGAACTTTTATTATTGGTTTGCTTTTCCTGCTCTTGTCCTTGAACCTGCAGCAACTTTGGTTGGTATCAAGCCAGCTTCACAGTGGCTTAGCCCAGAGGAG ACAGAATCCTTGTCAGCTGCTTGTAAggaatggagaaattcaaatttaactGCTG ACGTGCCATTCTTCTTGGTAAGTATTGCTTCGGATTCATCTGTGACAATTAGACATCTGAAGGACTGGGAAGACTGCAAAGGCAATGGTCACAAGGTCA TTGTTATTTGGTTTTATGACCCATGCCATCTGCCCCACAATCCTGGTTGGCCTCTTCGCAACTACCTTGCGCTTATCTTCACCAAATGGAACATCAGAAGGATTCACTTTCTCTGTTTTCGGGAGAATCGTGGTTTTGCAGATATGGGAATGTCCCTTGTTGGTGAAGCCCTAATATCAGTTCCGAAG TTTGGAAGGATCGTAACTCTGTGCCTAATGCTGTTGGGTGGGAGTACAACATGGGTAAAAAAGGATCAAAATGTGTCAACCTTGCCAAAGCGATGGATCCAACAAG GTTAGCCATATCTGCTGCGGATTTGAACTTGAAATTGATGAGATGGCGTGCTTTGCCCTCACTGGACTTAAATGTCTTATCTGCTACTAAGTGCCTTCTGTTGGGGGCTGGCACCCTTGGATGCCAGGTTGCGCGCATGCTTATG GCTTGGGGTGTCAGGAAAATTACCCTAGTTGATAGCGGGAAAGTGGCAATGTCAAATCCCCTGAGGCAGTCATTATATACACTGAATGACTGCTTGAATGGTGGTGAGTTTAAAGCCATTTCAGCTGTCAAAAATCTCAAGCAGATATTCCCAGCTGTG GAAGCAGAAGGTGTCGTAATGGCTATACCTATGCCTGGGCATCCTGTTCCtagccaagaagaagaaagtgtcCTGAATGATTGTCGACGCCTACATGACTTGATTAGTTCTCATGATGTAGTTTTCCTGTTGACCGACACCAGGGAAAGTCGGTGGCTACCCACGCTTTTTTCAGCTGCTTCTAGCAAg ATCACCATAACTGCTGCTTTAGGATTTGATAGCTTCTTGGTTATGAGGCATGGAGCGGGTCCTTTTAGCTCTTCAAACAACTTGAAAACTCAAACTCTGAGTGGTCCAGCTGATAGTGTGGACACCGCATCGCTTTCTCATAATAATGGTCCGCAGAGGCTGGGCTGTTACTTCTGCAATGACGTTGTTGCACCAATTGAT TCAACCACAAATCGTACTCTTGACCAGCAATGCACTGTCACACGTCCAGGCTTAGCACCTATTGCTTCAGCTCTTGCGGTCGAACTGTTGGTTGGGATTCTGCATCATCCTCATGG GATCCATGCTGAAGGTGAGCATGCCAATGCAAATATAAGTGCAAACCATGAACAACCACTTGGAATTTTGCCACATCAGATTCGAGGTTCCCTTCCACAGTTTTCTCAGATCACTCTCTTGGGTCACAGCTCGGGAAGTTGTACCGCATGTTCTGAAACT